The following are encoded together in the Glycine max cultivar Williams 82 chromosome 8, Glycine_max_v4.0, whole genome shotgun sequence genome:
- the LOC100306251 gene encoding uncharacterized protein LOC100306251, with product MGNLSWMLDKFCISSCSKTCFCVNSMEFEDEFESKALIASDSDHKLRLKDVVDGKQTLAFQLKPKIVILRVSMHCHGCAKRVEKHISKLEGVSSYKVDLETKMVMICGDILPLEVLESVSKVKTAELWNSPC from the exons ATGGGGAATCTTAGTTGGATGTTGGACAAGTTCTGTATTTCTTCTTGTTCAAAAACCTGTTTCTGTGTAAATTCCATGGAATTTGAAGATGAGTTTGAGAGTAAGGCTTTGATTGCAAGTGACAGTGATCATAAACTAAGACTGAAGGATGTAGTTGATGGAAAGCAGACATTGGCTTTTCAATTGAAACCCAAG ATAGTGATATTGAGGGTGTCCATGCATTGCCATGGCTGTGCAAAAAGAGTTGAGAAACATATCTCAAAGCTGGAAG GAGTGAGCTCATACAAGGTAGATCTGGAAACCAAAATGGTAATGATTTGTGGCGACATTCTTCCTTTGGAAGTGTTGGAAAGTGTATCCAAGGTTAAAACTGCAGAGCTTTGGAATTCTCCATGCTAG